The DNA segment CTTTTCAGGGTGGAAAAGCACATCTACTCTGCTATGCAGTTACATTCCAAAAGTTTCATAATGTTACTGAAGTCAAAGccttatatttttcaaaagggTACCGCTGGAGCTCTATgtcaaaagaatgaaataagattttggaaaaaattattaaccCATCAACAGATGTCATATATCTTAGAGGAGTGGATGATTACACTAGGTGTTCAACTGCAATGTCAGTACCAAAATACCAAGTAAGGTTTTATACCATTACTTGTGTTGTTATGTACTACACAAAACCTTAGAAAAAAactcccagaaaaaaagatgctttactgcaaaagaaattaatgcaaGAAAATGGTGTTTTAAACTACTGAAGAGATATGAAGCATTGCTTCTTCATATCCTGCTAAGAAGCAACAGCTGTACTTCATTTTAACTTGACATGCTTCAGAACTCATATTCATATAGGTATTTAATGATCCAAATGTAATGGTCCTATATAGTATAATTACTTATATGAAGGCTCAACTTTATAtgtaatcttttaaaaaagatgctTCTGTGGAAAACTTGCTTTGATTCTAATGATGAATAAActctttaaaactgaaaatgcattgGAGGAGTTGGAGACTACTGATCATGGATGTTGAGCACAATTGACAACCAATTATTACTATATTATTCCTTCTTGAATTATGTTATTCCTTCTTGACAGTCTCTTTGTTTATTCTTCCTTCGCCATATAGCCAGTACAAGGAAAACAGGTAGAGTGCAAGACAAACCATCAAATCATAGTGGTAGAGTGTTGCGGCaaatagaagaaagaagaagaaataaaatattttacaagcaaTATGGTTTAAACCTGGAGACTCATTAGGTAACTTAAGTGCTTTGCTCTTCTGGTTAGAAGATTCTGCAGAATCAGAAATGTGCTGGCTTTCCTCGGGTGAGTCATCAAGCCAGTTTAGCATATTCCCCTCAGTTATTGAATGGTCAGATAGAGAGCCTGTCCCTCCGGCTTCTTCAGGAAGTTTACTAATTAAAACCTCTGGCATCAGTGACTTCTCTTGTTTGACCTCTGCTTGATGGAAACATTGACCtgtacttcttcctctttcttcttgaGAAATCACTATGTCTGAAGTGGAAGTTAGTTCTTTTTTCCCAGCTCCAGGAGAGAGGCTTTTATTAATACATGTCATTTCACTCTGTAGACTTAAATTGTGCCCTGATTCGGCAGCAACCTTGTCAATGATTCTGAATTCCAAGTGGCTATACAGATGTTCCATATCTCCTGCCACAGTGGACCCTTCAGAAGATGCCACTGAAGAGCTTTTATAATGGAAACTAGGCACAGTATTTGTGCCAGAAGGTggcatttctgtttcagctctAGCATGTAAATAGGGACGTGTACCAACATGGCTTCCTTCCCTATAGAGTGCTTCTACCTCCTCACTGTATAAATGCTTCTGGGTGCTTGGGGGacatttaaatacttctgaatATAAACCCTGCTgcaaatcttctttttttcctgtagcagaAGCCTTTACTGCTTCTCCTACAGGTAGAATATCGCCGATGTCTTGTTGTGCTTTGGCACGTTTTTCCCTGCTATTACATACAGACATCGTTTCTCCTTGCAGTGTTTCATGTACGCGTGCATTATAAATACCTAAAACTGATTCCTTTTCAAATTCAGTGTCATATAATACACCCACTGTGTTGAGTTGACAAAGAGCATAATGTGAACCATCATTTCTCCCTTCATGTGTATCAAACgctgtttccttttcctctgtgggCCTGTCACTTAGTGCAGTCTCTTGAGGTAGCTTAGCAATTACCGCTTTTTCACTGGCAGACATTTTTTCTGGAGCACTTTCTGATGTTGTTTTAATTATATAAGCTGTACctgcctctgcttcctctgtAACACTCTGCTCAGAGACAGAAGACTTTTCACAACTCTCTGCCTCCTGGCAAGTAAACAACTCCTTCGTGGAAGCCATACTCTGAGGCACTGtgttccccctctctccccaccgAACCTCACTACCCAAGTCTTGCCACCTCTGCTCTGCGGCATTTGCTTCCCTTTCGTTGCCTATCAGTCTTCCTTTATTTGTGTCGTCTGactttcctctgtcttttaaCCTCATGAACCCTCTGTGTTCCCCAACGTCTTCAGCAATTCTTTCATCCCCTAGAGAGGATGCCGTCCGATCTGCTTGTGCAGGTTTGGGTGCCTGTTTGTTGTCCTCAGCTGACAGAAGCGTTGTGTTCAATGCTTTGGCAGCACATTTTCTATGTGACTTGAAAGGCTTGGGTGCTTCCTCCTCGCCGATTAGTGCTAAATCTGCTACCTCAATGACTTTTGTCTCCTTCCCTGCACCAGTGTTATGGTTCTTCTCTGGCATTTCACCAACACCTTTTTTTTGCGTATACTGGCTTTTTGCAGAATCTATTGAGACACCAGCATGTGCAAAAGTGTCGGCATATAAATCTCCTCTTAAATGTACCTGAACTTTGCTTTCAATCATCTTGATTTTTGCCTCATTTTTATCAGCACCTGACAACAATGAATCCAGAGTTTGATGAGATGTTTGCAGTGCCTGCTGCTTCTGAGCTGGATTAGCATTGCCATCCAGTGTCTCTGCTATGCATGCATTTAATTGCATGGATTCATCATGCTCTGGAGAAATCATTTCTGGTCTCATTTCACAGACCCCTTTCGAGGTATCAGCAGCATCCTCACTGATGAATAACCTCTCCATCATCTTGCTTCCTGAGGCACTATCTGTTTCACCCTTTGAAATATCTGCATGGCACTCTCTTTGCTGGCCTGAGCCAGAAGCCTTAGTATCAATAGCCTCATTTTGCTTTGtcccaggaaaatattttgctgataaAAGGCTTTCACTGGTACTATTACGTTCCAAAGACCACTCACCACTGTTTACAGAGCCAGCAGTAACTTCCTTCCCTGGTGGCTGACTATTATAATCTCTTGGGGAATACTTaactttatcttttaattttccGCGTATCTCTTGTGCAGTGTTTTCAGATGAGGAACTGATGGGCACAGGGTGCCTTAGCAAGTCATCACTTCTTTCTGTATATGTTAACTTTTTCTCCAATCTTTCAGTGTCACTTGGAAAATTAACTGGTTCTGATGTGTATAAATTCCTTTCATCTCTGGAAGAGGTACCTCTAGCTCCTGTGAAGTGCTGATTTAGCTGAAACAATAGAATAGAAAAGAATGATCAAAAAGTGCTTTGCAAAAATATGCCAAATGAAGGAGGCAGGATTTTGTTATGgcaagttttgttttcagtaacaAAGCTTTTAGGGAAATGTGGTCCAAACCATTTGCAAAATTTGcattgtatgtattttttaacatagGTAATGAGCTTTATGGTGGTGCTGAAAGGAGTAGGAAATAAAGTAGCATTCAGAACCCTCTCTCTTTATTCATGAGTTCAGTAAGCTGCTAGTGCATTTTATACAAATTAAATCTGAAGAGAATATTCCTTAAAGGGAGGGTAATTCATTCTCTACACATTTGGTTCTAGGTTTGGAGAGAGGGAGGTGgcggggagaaggggggagaatTGGTGCTTAAATGAGGGCATTGATACAGTACATCAAAGCCTGGTAATGTACAGTATTGTCCAGTAAAACAAAGACACATTTCACACTGACAAATACTGTAAGGATTATCTTTGCTTCATTTCTCTCAGGGACCATTTTACAGGCTTCAAA comes from the Cuculus canorus isolate bCucCan1 chromosome 1, bCucCan1.pri, whole genome shotgun sequence genome and includes:
- the PPP1R3A gene encoding protein phosphatase 1 regulatory subunit 3A yields the protein MESFEGPSRFSRANLLEVPTVNDFSSEDEDVKSDIKPRFSPLPRRRNSASSEEEEADTPSTIARKVSFADAFGFDLVSVKEFNTWEVPNTGQNDDIVDEVFPQEEYYFSQLFMLPASQEELLHKVREQKVLLESVVFLPGITCMNGIIRVLNVSFEKMVYVRMTLNNWLSYYDILAEFMPNSCGSETDQFCFKISLVPPYQKDGAKVEFCIRYETSVGTFWANNDDRNYTLICHKKETVPNLDNKPHKEVSDRHLKGCLKTTQSSKEEILATSDDDTWNNSRTSDTNIPEIVYSQAEDKDTKSANEYLKDKNAEYNQGDHEDDEKELELLLNQHFTGARGTSSRDERNLYTSEPVNFPSDTERLEKKLTYTERSDDLLRHPVPISSSSENTAQEIRGKLKDKVKYSPRDYNSQPPGKEVTAGSVNSGEWSLERNSTSESLLSAKYFPGTKQNEAIDTKASGSGQQRECHADISKGETDSASGSKMMERLFISEDAADTSKGVCEMRPEMISPEHDESMQLNACIAETLDGNANPAQKQQALQTSHQTLDSLLSGADKNEAKIKMIESKVQVHLRGDLYADTFAHAGVSIDSAKSQYTQKKGVGEMPEKNHNTGAGKETKVIEVADLALIGEEEAPKPFKSHRKCAAKALNTTLLSAEDNKQAPKPAQADRTASSLGDERIAEDVGEHRGFMRLKDRGKSDDTNKGRLIGNEREANAAEQRWQDLGSEVRWGERGNTVPQSMASTKELFTCQEAESCEKSSVSEQSVTEEAEAGTAYIIKTTSESAPEKMSASEKAVIAKLPQETALSDRPTEEKETAFDTHEGRNDGSHYALCQLNTVGVLYDTEFEKESVLGIYNARVHETLQGETMSVCNSREKRAKAQQDIGDILPVGEAVKASATGKKEDLQQGLYSEVFKCPPSTQKHLYSEEVEALYREGSHVGTRPYLHARAETEMPPSGTNTVPSFHYKSSSVASSEGSTVAGDMEHLYSHLEFRIIDKVAAESGHNLSLQSEMTCINKSLSPGAGKKELTSTSDIVISQEERGRSTGQCFHQAEVKQEKSLMPEVLISKLPEEAGGTGSLSDHSITEGNMLNWLDDSPEESQHISDSAESSNQKSKALKLPNESPGLNHIACKIFYFFFFLLFAATLYHYDLMVCLALYLFSLYWLYGEGRINKETVKKE